A single window of Granulicella sibirica DNA harbors:
- a CDS encoding response regulator: MPEMTKTRLLLVDDDDDLRETLCLILEHGGFEVLSAANVNDALKLIGANIFDVLVSDLHMPNDGDGLTVVSAMRHSNPKAVTIIFSAHPEMKAAAAAILAQTDEVFVKPQAVVNLVEMIRAKMKAEPGPVKVVSTVATILEDDAAVTIKNWLLRVDADKHIVWVKLDDTKRTAHLPQLFRDLVYRLRNPLELGSHALVSAAAAEHGLLRREQGYTAAMMVEESRMLQVSIFQTLQNNLHRVNFSLVLIGVMAIADEVDSQLAQAMTAYIGESKVDSLPNIA, encoded by the coding sequence ATGCCAGAAATGACCAAGACAAGACTTCTGCTTGTCGATGACGATGACGACTTGCGTGAAACCCTCTGCCTCATCCTTGAGCACGGCGGTTTCGAAGTGCTTTCCGCAGCTAACGTCAATGACGCGCTCAAGCTGATTGGGGCGAACATCTTCGATGTACTTGTCAGCGATCTGCACATGCCTAACGACGGAGATGGCCTTACCGTAGTGAGCGCCATGCGCCACTCAAACCCAAAGGCCGTCACGATCATTTTCAGTGCTCACCCCGAGATGAAGGCGGCCGCAGCCGCAATATTGGCTCAGACGGACGAAGTGTTTGTTAAACCGCAGGCCGTCGTGAATCTGGTGGAAATGATCCGGGCAAAGATGAAGGCCGAACCGGGCCCTGTGAAGGTGGTCAGCACAGTTGCGACGATCCTCGAAGACGATGCAGCGGTGACCATCAAAAACTGGCTTCTTAGGGTTGATGCAGACAAGCACATTGTGTGGGTAAAACTAGATGATACGAAGCGTACGGCGCATCTGCCCCAGCTCTTTAGAGACCTGGTGTACAGGTTGAGAAACCCGCTTGAGTTGGGAAGCCATGCGTTGGTCTCTGCCGCTGCGGCTGAGCACGGACTTCTACGAAGAGAGCAGGGTTATACGGCCGCGATGATGGTGGAAGAGTCGCGAATGTTGCAAGTCAGCATCTTTCAGACTTTGCAAAACAATCTGCATCGCGTGAACTTTAGCCTGGTTCTCATTGGCGTGATGGCGATCGCGGATGAGGTCGACTCACAATTGGCTCAGGCGATGACGGCGTATATCGGCGAGTCTAAAGTCGACAGTCTGCCCAATATTGCGTAA
- a CDS encoding EAL domain-containing protein, with product MRQVTSTTKCSACRDGVQSPFPFTMAFQPIVDVDTKKVYAYEALVRGPKGESAYSVLSQVTDQNKYAFDQNCRVAAIMLASQLGLVETGARLSINFMPGAVYSPAACIQLTLATAQKCGFPVERLIFEITETERVKDKAHLRSIVEEYRRQGFKVALDDFGSGYSELNMLADLQIDYLKLDIDLVKKVHKRPSALLIVKSIVALTKALGMEMLAEGVETLEEFETLRDCGVRLMQGYFFAKPAFETLPPVTWPEKSSTQGVESSASQVDSRAA from the coding sequence ATGAGACAAGTGACGAGCACTACAAAGTGCAGCGCTTGCAGAGACGGCGTTCAGAGCCCCTTCCCATTCACTATGGCGTTCCAGCCAATCGTGGACGTTGATACGAAGAAAGTCTACGCATACGAGGCACTGGTGCGCGGGCCGAAGGGTGAATCGGCTTACTCTGTACTGAGCCAAGTGACCGATCAAAACAAGTATGCTTTCGACCAGAACTGCCGCGTGGCTGCGATCATGCTGGCCTCCCAGCTGGGCTTAGTAGAAACCGGAGCGAGGCTCTCAATTAACTTCATGCCGGGAGCTGTGTACAGCCCGGCCGCCTGCATTCAATTGACACTCGCGACAGCGCAAAAGTGTGGCTTTCCCGTGGAACGCCTGATCTTCGAGATAACCGAGACCGAGAGGGTGAAGGACAAGGCTCACCTTCGGAGCATTGTTGAGGAGTACCGCCGGCAAGGTTTCAAGGTCGCGCTGGACGATTTTGGGAGTGGTTACTCGGAGTTGAATATGCTGGCCGATTTGCAAATCGACTACCTGAAGCTCGACATCGATCTCGTCAAAAAAGTGCATAAGCGTCCATCAGCTCTCCTGATCGTGAAGTCCATCGTAGCGCTCACAAAGGCATTGGGGATGGAGATGCTCGCGGAAGGCGTCGAAACTTTGGAGGAGTTCGAAACACTGCGGGATTGCGGTGTCCGACTCATGCAGGGCTATTTCTTTGCGAAGCCAGCATTCGAGACGCTGCCACCTGTGACTTGGCCCGAGAAGTCCTCGACGCAGGGAGTTGAGTCTTCGGCATCTCAGGTGGATTCCAGAGCGGCGTAA